In a genomic window of Urocitellus parryii isolate mUroPar1 chromosome 11, mUroPar1.hap1, whole genome shotgun sequence:
- the LOC144249370 gene encoding vomeronasal type-1 receptor 90-like, which yields MNRNSEAPSFPHLSTMFFCEIIVGIIANTALLLSHIPTFPLKDRPKPTDLTIGHLALVHLVMLLTVRFITADTLGSQGLRDDIICKSVIYLYRLMKSLSFCTTCLLSVLQAVTLSPKSYCLTKFKCNSSPQSLFCFFSLWVFNMLISGHFLISNVATPNVTTHSLMFIIKSCSLLSTNYLFRYMYFSLVTFQDVFLIRLMALSSGYMVTLLCRHKRQCQHLHNTSLSPKASPEQRATMTILLLMGLFVVMYFCDSAVSSSSAMSWNNDPVRYCVQMLVGNGYATLSPLVLISTMKQMMRFLTSLWGKDGSCLIIQ from the coding sequence ATGAATAGGAACAGTGAAGCTCCCAGCTTTCCTCACCTGAGCACCATGTTTTTCTGTGAAATCATTGTTGGGATCATAGccaacactgctctgcttctctccCACATCCCCACATTTCCTCTCAAGGACAGGCCCAAGCCCACTGACCTGACCATTGGTCACTTAGCTCTTGTCCACCTAGTGATGCTGCTGACCGTGAGGTTCATAACTGCAGACACTTTGGGGTCTCAGGGTTTAAGGGATGACATAATATGTAAGTCAGTTATTTACTTGTACAGGCTGATGAAGAGCCTGTCCTTTTGTACCACCTGCCTGCTGAGTGTCCTCCAGGCTGTCACCCTCAGCCCCAAAAGCTACTGCTTGACAAAGTTCAAGTGTAACTCCTCACCTCAGAGCCTCTTCTGCTTTTTCTCCTTGTGGGTCTTTAATATGCTCATCAGTGGTCACTTCTTGATCTCTAATGTTGCTACTCCCAATGTCACCACACACAGTCTCATGTTTATTATTAAGTCCTGCTCTCTTTTGTCTACAAATTACTTGTTCAGGTATATGTATTTCTCCCTTGTGACTTTCCAGGATGTCTTCCTTATAAGACTCATGGCCCTCTCCAGTGGGTACATGGTGACCCTCTTGTGCAGGCATAAGAGGCAGTGCCAGCACCTTCACAATACCAGCCTGTCTCCAAAAGCATCCCCAGAACAGAGGGCCACCATGACCATCCTGCTGCTCATGGGTCTCTTTGTGGTCATGTACTTTTGTGACTCTgctgtctcctcctcttctgcAATGTCATGGAACAATGATCCAGTTCGTTATTGTGTCCAGATGCTGGTGGGCAACGGCTATGCCACACTGAGTCCTTTGGTGCTAATCAGCACCATGAAACAAATGATGAGGTTCTTAACATCCCTGTGGGGTAAGGATGGCAGTTGCTTAATTATTCAgtag